TAATTCATATAGAATCCCAAGTATGAGACCATAAGCAATTTGAATTGATATGATACAAATTGTGTAGAAGATAAGTGGGGGCTCATATACTATCCAAAAAGATATTGTACGAATATTGAAAATCAATACCAAAATTAAACCAAAAAAGAGACCCTTAGAAAAATGCTTTCCTGGAATTAAATCATAAACCTTTGAATAAAATGCACCAAGTGCAATTCCCCAAATAATGTTGATTGTGAGTTCAACCATAGTGATGTACATCATAGATGTTTCAGGTGGCGATGGTAAATCGTAATATGAACGCCCAGTATTGAAAAGAAATAAAACATTAATAATCGCAATAATTCCTGCAGTAATCCCCGCTATTAGTCCAGATACAGAACCAATTTTTAATGAATTAGCCATTTCTAATATCGAACATAAGTTTAGTTCTTTTTTCTAATTAAGAATTAGTATCTGAAGCTTCCAGGATGAGGAGTGGGATTTCAGCACATATTTACCATTAAAAATTGCAGGCATTGGATTATTTCTAACGTGTACGCTTCCGCTCCATCTCTTTTTTATATCTGAGTGCAGCCATCTCCTTTATCTTATTCAACTTTTCTGCATCCTCTTCAGAATGATGGGTCCAAGGTCTCTCGATTCGCCAAGTTATCTTCTGATATATTGGTGGTTCAGGGTAGGCTCCAAGATCATATAGTCTGAATTTGAGAATCTGGGTGGGCGCTTCTTGTATACAAGCGTTAATTATCTTCTTGACTCTTTCGGGATCAATCCTAAGTTTTCTATCGTCCTCAATCAATAGACTTACTAGCTTAACCTGTTTGCGGAAACGTTCTATGGCTTCATATGAGATATTGTAAAGGTATGGGGTTTGAGATATTGCCCCGATTATTGTTCTTTTATCGTCAATACCATTCTCCATGAAAGCCTCGAAGGTCTGTCCAGGATGATGGCCCGCTGACTCAATCCCACAAAGGACTATATATCTAATATTAGGATTGGCTACTATATTACAGATTATTTTCTCTATACCTAAATTCTCTGTTTGAAGAAAGCCAGCCAAGGCAGCTCCTGACTCGACTGAAACTTTAGCAAGCTCCTTTAGAAAATCAGGAATCTTTTCCTGGGCGGTGTGAAGTAGAATAACCACTCCTACAGGTGAATAGTCATTCCCTCTTAGGTACCCCCCATCCTCAGGAGGATACGCTTTCGGAGGTTTAACTTTCAGAAGCTTGTTCAAATTGCTTCGCCTTTTTTAATATTAATCGTACCTGTTTTTTCTAATTAGAATCTTGTTATTTACCGTCTGCACCATTTCCCATCTGTTGTTTAGATAGTCTTGAATTTTTGCTGGTAGAAATATACTGGAAGCGAAATTCATGTTTTGAAAGGGGGTTACGATTCTACGTTTGCATTCTGTTATATTTTTCTTATTAATTACTTACCAATGGTCATACTTGGCTATCATATCCATCGGAAGACGATTTTTCTCTACTGGTGATGGATCAGATGGATATCCTAACGGCATAAGTTCAACAACACGTATTTCTTTAGGAATGCCAAGGATTTCCTTTACTTTATGTTCATCAAATGCACCAATCCAACAAGTACCCAAACCTAATTCAACTGCCGCTAACGATATGTGATCCAGTGCTATGGCCACGTCTATTGGGTAGGAGAGTTGCCCACACCTCATAATACGCACGTCTGTTTCAGCACAAGCAACGACAATAACAGGTGCTTCTCCAACAAAGGTTTGTCCATCCGCAGCCTCAGCAATTCTCTGTCTTATTGCAGGATCTCGAACAATAACAAATCTCCACTCCTGACGGTTTGCTGCCGAAGGTGCACGTCTCCCAGCATTTAGGATAGCATTCAACTTATCATCCTCCACAGGTTTAACCAAATAACTGCGTACACTTTTTCTGGTTTTTATAGCGTCTAAAACATCCATGGGAAAATACCTTCTATGAAAACAGTTTTGTCACTTTCTTGGCATCTTAAGTCTTTCTATAGCAATCATTGCGTAAGGCGTGTTCGCTATTTCTTTTTGGCTTTGTATGAAAATATAGCCATGGAACATAGAGATATGATTAGTATAATCGCTCCTAAGATAGTAATAGTCCTTCCAGAGAATTCACTTCCTAATAATAATCCGAGTCCAATACCACCAAATATACCTATTGTCAAACCAGATTTAGTCATTTTCTTAAAC
The Candidatus Bathyarchaeota archaeon genome window above contains:
- a CDS encoding tetrahydromethanopterin S-methyltransferase subunit A, whose product is MNKLLKVKPPKAYPPEDGGYLRGNDYSPVGVVILLHTAQEKIPDFLKELAKVSVESGAALAGFLQTENLGIEKIICNIVANPNIRYIVLCGIESAGHHPGQTFEAFMENGIDDKRTIIGAISQTPYLYNISYEAIERFRKQVKLVSLLIEDDRKLRIDPERVKKIINACIQEAPTQILKFRLYDLGAYPEPPIYQKITWRIERPWTHHSEEDAEKLNKIKEMAALRYKKEMERKRTR
- a CDS encoding nitroreductase family protein — translated: MDVLDAIKTRKSVRSYLVKPVEDDKLNAILNAGRRAPSAANRQEWRFVIVRDPAIRQRIAEAADGQTFVGEAPVIVVACAETDVRIMRCGQLSYPIDVAIALDHISLAAVELGLGTCWIGAFDEHKVKEILGIPKEIRVVELMPLGYPSDPSPVEKNRLPMDMIAKYDHW